The following is a genomic window from Desulfonatronovibrio magnus.
GCAATCCGCAATCAGGTAAAGGACTAAGCCCTTTAATTTTCAATACTTTGTCAATTTTTTCCCAAATCGTCATGCCCTCCTCCTTGCTGCATCAGAATTAATCCGTATTTATTCTATGAATCATTTTGGGGGATCTCTACCCGCCCAAGGCCCATAGAAGCCCCTTTGCCCACATGAATAAGCTCAGCACATTTAAGCCATTTTTTCATTTGCGGAAGGTCCACAACAAAAGAACAATCTCCGACTATCCCACCCATGGGAACCTTTTTTCTCTGACGGTTGGAAAACCTGGAATAGTCATCCCACTTTATCCTGGAATGAATCCCCGGTTTATCTGGTGCAGGATCCCCTTCTAACTCCGGAAGGTTCTTGCATGATGCAAAATAATCCTTCAAATCAAGCCACTGCTCTTTATCAAAGAAATTAAGTCCTTGAAGTGAATAGCTGATTACACCCAGCCGTCTGGCCAGCGCTGTAAGCATAAAAGGGAGATTGATACTGGATATATATCTGCCATTTTGTCTCATCCTGAGTGGAGTTTTAATTTTCATTCGATAAACAGGAGCATTGTCCTCAATATCGTTTAACCATGATTTAAGACTAAACGGACCATGTATCTGGGACAAAATATCTTTTTGCAGATCAAAATCCACGAGATGGCCAGGTGTGGATTCAGTGACTGAGCAGACATGAAATTTTATTCCATTCCTGCCCAGGCCCTTTTTCTGAGCTCTAAGCACAGATTGAAGCACAGCTGGAAAATACTTCACACAGTCACCCATGAGCGTAATCTCAAGCATAAAATTTCTGTTGTTACTCTCAGGTGCATAAAAAATGTACCCTCTTGGCGCA
Proteins encoded in this region:
- the cas6 gene encoding CRISPR system precrRNA processing endoribonuclease RAMP protein Cas6, whose protein sequence is MTEIKEIAPERFYPELNILRMRLGIQTSEKLPPDFYLGSTWRGIIGWELQKLICPYPGRADCNKCTLNNSCPYFVLFEKKTDLPGMHDAPRGYIFYAPESNNRNFMLEITLMGDCVKYFPAVLQSVLRAQKKGLGRNGIKFHVCSVTESTPGHLVDFDLQKDILSQIHGPFSLKSWLNDIEDNAPVYRMKIKTPLRMRQNGRYISSINLPFMLTALARRLGVISYSLQGLNFFDKEQWLDLKDYFASCKNLPELEGDPAPDKPGIHSRIKWDDYSRFSNRQRKKVPMGGIVGDCSFVVDLPQMKKWLKCAELIHVGKGASMGLGRVEIPQNDS